TTAGAAGAGCAGGAGATGCCAGAGAGCAAGCACTCTCCTCTCTccgccctgtgaggacacagccagaaggtggccagccatctgcaagccaggaggagagGCCTCACCCAAACCCAACCAtggtggcaccctgatctcagacttctggcctccagaactgtgagaaaataattgtctgtttaaaaaaaaaaaaaattgtctgttgtgtaagccacccagtctatggcattttgttttgGCCGTCCTAGCTGACTGACACAGGTAGGAACAGCACAAACGTGCCAGTGGAAAACgatgtttttctcctttctgctaGCGAATATTAGCACCCTGCGGGTGTCCAGTTGCCATCAGGTGCCTTAGTGAATCGGTTGTCATCAGGGGTTGCAAGATGGTGGCTTTCCAAGTCCTTCATTCCtcccacatttctttatccaagcTGTTTGTCACCTTGAGCCACGTCCAGTCCAAGGAGCAGTAGAAGGGAGTGACGTGATCTAAGCTCCCTTTTGAAAAGCTCCCCGGGGCTCCTCTGTCAAGGAACAGACTGAGGAAGAGACCAGTCAATCCCTccgggcctctgttttctcacctcTAGAATGGGGAGAACCTACCTCAGAGGTTATCCCGAGGACTGCATGAGTTCAGAACTGTGAAGTGCTTCGCCCAGGGCCTGGTGCATAAGTGTTGGAAGGATGTGATGGTCATTTCTATTCCTGTAGTGCTTTTATACTGATGGCCCTGGGGCTGGAAGTGGTTAACTGATCCTATCCGACGTCTCTCTGCCCCCAGGTGCCAGGATCCATCCTGGAGTCCAACCCAGGCCCCGCTTCTAGGGGCTTCTGGTCCGGGGGGAGAAATTCTGAGGGGTGGCAGCTATAATGGACGGAAATCAGGGCATTGTCAGAGCACCGGGAATGCCTAACTCAGGCCTCGCAGAAGAGGCGACTCCTGATGgagcctgggaggagggaggggacggCATTTCCAGGGGGAAGGTCCAGGGTTACAGGAGCTGCCCCGTCCCACGCTGTGTCAGCACAGGCTGCCTGCAGCCAGACAGCGTCAGGGGTGGTGAAGGCCGCAGACTCACCGGCCTGGGTCAGACCCCGGCTGCAGGACCTCGGACACCTTCTCCCTGCCTCTTGTCTCCTTGTTTGTAGCAACTGTTGGGGTCGTGGCGTCCGGTGgagttaatatgtataaaatacttagaacaggGCCAGGTTCACCAAACCTCTTAAATAAACACCAGTCATTATTAATAGAACGTCTCAGACCCTCGCTTTTGCTCGTAGGGAGCTCCCTCTTTCCTGCTTCCAATACGTCCTGTTTGTGTCTGTGATTTCCTCGAGTGTAATCGGCCCTTCGGGTTCCTTTAACACAGGTCTCCGCCCCCCTGGGACGGCCTGCAGCTTCCATGGGACGCGCTATTCAAGGGAGGGGGCTCGTAGCATCCTTTAGTTCTCAGAGGGCTCTCTGATCCCCAGAGATTCAGGATTCAAACGAATCAACTGCAGAAGAAGACAGTCTGGAGAGAATAAGGGAGATTTGAATACCAGCTGGATAGTAAAGGGTGTCAAGGGATTATTGATGCATTAATGGTATCGTGGTCATGTTTTTTAAACACAGTAGCCACGAGTCCCCAGAGGCTGTGGGGCACTTTGATATGTGGCTAGTGCCCCCAAGGGACTGTGTTTTTTAATcgtttcattttaattaattgaaattCAAGCACCGGATACTGGATTCAATTCCTGGAAAACTTTTAAGTACGTTTGGCACAAGCAGGGCGTGTGAATGTACATTTGCTCCTGTAAATTTTATGAACCCAAAATACAGGACAGGTTTCTCCAATGAAACATTCgtgtctgaattgagatgtgttgAGAGAGTGGACTCGActctggattttgaagactttgtAGAACAGGAATGAGTTGGCCTTTATTCTTGGACTGTGACCTCCACGGGAGGACTGCAGCTGTCACACGCTTAAGGGTGCGGCTCCAGAGCCCGGCTGCCTGGGTTCGAGTCTGGCTCTGTTGCTACTTCCCAGCTGGAGGGCTCCATGGgcctgttttctcctctgtaaaatgggaaggggGATATATAACAGCTGATGTTACTTTGGACGTGGCCTCTCTGAATAGCTAGCAACGTGAGATGGCAGtagttctgttttctcttttgaggTTTTCCTCACTGAGGAGACAAaatctcaaactttttggtctcaggaccttAAAAATCATCAAGGACTCCAAAAAGCTTTTGTTTGTGGGAGTTCTATCAGGATTTGCCATATCAGGGGAATTCCCTCGGCGCTGCAGTGCTTGGGActcggcactctcactgctgagggcctgggttcgatccctggtcagggaagtaaggtCCTGCATGCCTCGCTGCATggccgaaagaaaaaaaaaaagatctgccatatcagaaaggaaaacagacatgaaactgtctttattgagatgtaattcacatgaCACAaaactcacccatttaaagtgtacaattcgcGGTTTTCCGTATAGTCACTGtttttgcaaccatcaccattttctgatttcaggacattttcatcactgcagaaagaaaccccatacccctTAGCAGCCACTGCACGCCCCCCCCCGCAACCCCTGGTCCCCCTTTCCCCCAGCCTGTGGCAGCCACCaatctgccttctgtctctatggatctgCCCATTCTGGAcccttcatataaatggaatcaacaaCACGTGGCCTTTTGTACCTGGCTCTGCTCAGTCCACATAATATaacagacatttttaaaaccCGGGGATGCACAAGCACAAGTCACACAGCCTCTGAAAAACCCCACTGGACACTTGAGAGGAGAGGAGCAAGGGCAagcacatttgttttatttacttatttttagagcaccctttatttatttatttatttggctgcgttgggttgcagcacgtgggatcttcgttgcggcacgcaggatctttagttggagcgcgcaaactcttagttgcggcatgcgtgtgggatctagttccctgaccaggcatcgaacccacgccccctgcatcgagagcacagtcttagccactggaccaccagggaagtcccaaacttgATTTAGTATTACGGAAACAGTTTCGTGGACTCCCTGAAACTATCTTAGGGACCCCTGGGGTCCCTGGACCTTCCTTTGAGGACCACTGCCCTAGGCAAATGGCTccacttctgtgcctcagtttgcccCTTTCCAaagtggagatgggggtgggacgGACCTCAGAGGGTGGCTGAGGTTGGATGATGGACGAGttggcctgggggtcaggggtCAAGCAGTGTCCCTTGGGATTATTCCCATGACCGCCTGGCGAAGGAAAGAAATGCTCCCTCTATAGcggttcctctctctctctctctcagagggAAAATGTCCCGGTCCACAAAGCCAAAGAACTTGGCTACAAGACAGGCAGCCCAGTGCCAAATACCGCAGAGGGTCAAGGCAGTTGACAACTAAGAATAGAGTGGGGAATTTGTCCCTGAGGAGGTGAACGCGACCTTCAGGAgtgccagtggggaggggggagctggGGCGGAAGCCAGGGGGCCGGGGCGGAGGAGGGGGATGGCAGGTGAGCTGGGGTGGCAGCAGGTGCTGGCCTTGCTCCAaagctgggggtgaggggaagcTGGAGGAGGGGCGGTGGGTGGAGTCGGGGTGTTTCGCCAAGGTTACCTTCTGCAGGCGGCACAGAGGCCGCCGCTGGGGTGATAGAAATGTCCTGCGTctcgttgggggggggggtagttACGAGGGTGTATGCGATCGTCAAAACGTATCAAGCTGCAGCCTTAAGGTCTGTGCATCTATTCTATGTAAATGTACCTACGAAACAAAACACGGGATTCTGGGAGGAAGACGCCAGTAGGGGGAGTGCGAGATCTGTAGCTCAAGGAGAGGTTTGTGTTTGAGTTTTGAAAGTGAAAGGCAAGTTTCTGAAAGCATCCCGAGCCGGGAAATAAAGGTGAAGTTGCTTTCTTTACATTTTCCGGCTCGTGGttgtgcctccctcccccaccttctggATCCTCCTTGCAGCCACAGAGCCAGAGAGAATATTTCCTGAACATTCCATATGCCATGCTCTGAGTATGACCTCATTTCGTCCGCACAGCAATCCAGTCGTGTCAACTAGATCCCACGGTTCTCCCCACTTCTTACCAAAGGACGCAGAGAGGAAATTACAAGTCCAGAGTCACAGCCAGTAGGGGCCAAGCCCAGGCAGGTCTTATTCCTTTGATCCATATAAGCCCCTCcttcttgtttcatttattcttatttatccCCCAGTCAGCCCCCTCCCCTACATGGGCAATCATTCTCACATGCATCATCATTTGTTTGCAGGtgtttaaaatgtatcattttcttCACGTGCAGATTGTTTTACTTCTTACTTTTTTCACCCagcattgtgtttttttttttttttttagcatgagttttcatatgtttatttatttttttttaatttttttttaaacatctttatttgagtataactgttttacaatagtgtgttagtttctcttttacaacaaagtgaatcagttatacatatacatatgttcccataactcttccctcttttgtcaccctccctcccaccctccctatcccacagcATTGTGTTTTTAAGATCCACCCACAGGAATTCCCTGTTGGTCtgatggttaggactcggcgcttttaCTGCTGAgggcgagggttcaatccctggttgggaaactaagattccaCGAGCTGCATGGcactgccaaaagaaaaaagtcacccACGATGCTCTGTACACACCTAGTCAGTTGCATCTCACTGCTGGGTGGTCTCCATGAGGGGCAGTCACTATCCATTCCGCGGGGGCGGGATATTCAGTTGCCTTTGACTCCCCTCCAGTATAAATAACACCACTGTGAACATCCTCACACATGCTCCCTAGTGGGTGTCACCTTTGGGGCACATACACCCACGTGCAGAATCGCCTGCACTCACTTTGCTGAAGTACCACCAGCCTGTGTTCCCCCAGCATCACCTGAGGGGATTCCTATTACCCACCCTCACCCTATCCAGCTCCTACCCAGCTCTCAAAGTTCCGCCCACCAGCCTAGTGATAGATTTAAAATgatgtctcactgtggttttcctGTGAGGAGAATTTGAGGCATCTCTCCATCTACCTGTAAGTCTTTGAGCTTCTTCTGTAAATCGCCTCTTCATATCCTCTGCTCATTTTCCTCTTGGGGTAGCTGggtttttcttgttgatttgccAGAGTTCCGCGTACAGTCAGTTCTGCTCTACCACTTGTTTTGAAAACTCGAGATTTATTCCGGTGAGATTGATACGTTAGGGAACAATTTGAACATAGGCATAGTGCACCTAAATGAACCCAGGTGCGCTTGGTTGAAATGAGCGTGTAGGCCTACACAGAGCACACGCTCAGCACATCCAGAACATCTACTGGGCGCTTCAGTTCCCCATTCGTGTTACGAGCCCCACCGATCACATCTGGTGCTAGAACTTTCCATCAGATAACCCTCCTTCCACCACCTCGCAGTAACTCACAACGTGTACCCCTTCCGACACCACTTCCACAAGCAAACTTCAGGTCTCTTTCGGGGTTAAGTGccatatatcttttttggaggtATAGGCATTTCTTAACCACTTAACGTGTGCAAAACTCTCTTCCCCCGCCCCACTCCCAGCTTTCCCATCAGATCAGATCGGGGGCCAGAAAGGTCCAGTCCTCTCTGCGTGGGCTCCCTCTGGCCACACAGCCCTGCAGCTGCCCCTTCCTTACCCCCCGGATGACGCGCCACGGCAAGAACTGCACGGCGGGGGCCGTCTACACCTACcatgagaaaaagaaggacacaggTACTGGGCTTGGGGGGCGCAGCAAATGGACCCTGAAGTCCCCATGTTACTTTGCTCCTCTGGTTGTGCTTTCTGGGCGTGTGTCTTTCCCCCCGACCGTGTAAGTAACAGCCACGTGACTGGTGGTCACGACCGGAAACGTAACAGCCCACGTGAGCCAGCAACCTTCTCCCTGCCTCGTCGCGGGCACTGCGTTAAGTGCCTTCCATGCTAAGCCTCCCAAACACCCCCTGAGGAAGGAATCGCTGTTGTCAGGCCATATTCCAGAggcggaaactgaggcccagagaggtacaGACGCTTGAGCTTGGTCACAGAGCCAGAAGGCCCGAGCCTCTTCCCCGAGCTGCCTCAGGGACGGGGCCTGTCTGTCACTTACCCTCTGGGGATGAACGCCTTCCCGTAGGTTGTGCAGCCCCGCCCCCAACACAGACACACGGCCCGAGCTCTTCACTGCCTGTTCTCTGAGTCCCGCACCTCAGggtcctctctgtgcctctctctcCGGGTTTGGACAAGGGCAcatctcctgcctctctctgtccCCAGCGGCCTCAGGCTACGGCACCCAGAACATTCGACTGAGCCGGGATGCCGTCAAGGACTTCGATTGCTGCTGCCTCTCTCTGCAGCCCTGCCACGACCCTGTTGTTACGTAAGCTGGGAAGGCGGGCGGGCGGGCCAGGGTGGCGAGGGCAAGGGAACCGCCAGGAGGGGGCTGCACAGCCAGGGCGCCCTGGCAAGCCACCAACCCTCCCGCAGCCTCAGTGTTCTCCTCTGAGACATGGGCATGATCCCAGCACGCTTCATGGGGTGTGGAAAAGAGCACATTCACAATGGAGGGTAGGGCTCCTGGAAAGCTGCTAGCCCATAATAACAGCTCACGTGGGGAGTACTTACTGTTACCTACCTCTTAGCGTGTGGCAAAGGCTTCAGCGAGATAACGGGTAGAAGGTACTTAGTCCGCCGACTAAATATGTGCTCAATTACTGGTCCGTTTTGTAGACATCGCGATGAGAGTAGACCATGGTCCAGGGTCCCCGAGGCCGCCGGGAGGTTCAGTGGTTCACTCGAAGAACGCACAGAACTCAGCAAAGCAGTTGCCCTCAAATGACAGTTTATGACAGCGAAGGTTACAGATTAAACCAGCAATGGGGGTGGTttcccaggcagtccagtggttaagaccccaagcttccagtgcagggggtgtgggtttgatccctggtcggggaactaagatcccacatgccgggctctcctggtggtgcagtggttaagaatccacctgccagtacgGGTACGTGGGCTTgatccccagtccgggaagatcccacataccacagagcagctaaacccatgcaccacaactactgagcctgtgctctagagcccgcgagccacaactactgaagtccacgcacctagagcccgtgctccgcaacaaaagaagccactgcaatgagaagcccgcccactgcaacgaagagtagcccccgctcgccgcaactagagaaagcccgtacgcagcaacaaagacccaacgcagccaaaaataaataaataaaataaaataaaagatcccacatggccgtgtgacacggccaaaaaaaatttttaaataaataaaatcagcagTGGGAAAAGACACATGGAGCAGAGTCCCAGAGAGACCAGGCACAAGCTTCCTTTGTCTGTCTCAGTGGAGTCGCAGGAAAGCGCTTAATTTTCGCAGCAGCAGTTACTACCCACCGGGAAGCTCACTCCAGCCTTGGTGTCCAGGGTTTTTATTGGAGGTTAGTCACCTAGGCCTGGCTGACCTTGGCCTTCAGCCCCTCCAGAGGTCCAGCTCACACCACATGGTCCCAGCCTCCCAGGCAAACAGAGACACTCTTAACAGGCAGGACATTCCAAGGCCTAGAGGTGCCCTCCCAGGAGCCAGTCCTTTGGTTGGAATGTGCAGGGTTTGGACAGCCCGGGCCTGCTGAGCTAACCCTTTACGGCACGAGATTTTGCCCACGCATCAGATAACGTTATAAAGCCAGGAGAGTTAAAACAGTGTGGTCACCTCAGAGAGCTAAGCCGAGCCCTGAGTGAGTGAGCAGCTGCCTATAAGACGCTTAGTGgctgccctgggcagggagctgatGTTTGACAGGTGACTATTAACCTCTGGCCATGTGGCCTGGGCCAGGCCCATGTTTTCTCATCCCCTCCTCTCTTTGCAGCCCCGATGGCTACCTGTATGAGCGGGAGGCAATCCTAGAGTACATTTTGCACCAGAAGAAGGAGATCGCCCGGCAAATGAAGGTAgtggggctgggagaagggggTGCAGGCGTGGGTAGGCGGTTTTGATGCTGGGCCTCCCGTCTGAATTCCTCCCCGCCCAGGCCTCTGCCTGTGCTGTTCCCGCTGCTGGGCACACCGTCTCCTCCCACTTCTGGTTAGATGCTTCTCGTTCTCCAGATTTCAGCCCAGCTGTTGCCTCCTCTGGCCTCGCGCTAGTCCAGGGCCCTGAGGGCCTGCCCCCGTCACCTCTTCTTTGGCACTTGTCACAGTTGTGACTCTACCTGTGGCTGTCTGATCCAGGCcccaggggcagggagaggggctcTCACCCACCCCAAGGCCCTAGGTGCTCAGGACATACTTGGTAAATGAGTAGATGCCAGCTCatctccttgggcctcagttttattGTCTCTAAAACGGGCTGACAGGGCCAAACTAGAGGGCCCTGCAGGCAATGTGGGCAATGCTCACAGATAAGAACTTTTTAGGCATTTTCTTGGAGCCAGGCCCACCTTCCATGGCTGAGCTCATTTTGTGGCTAGGAGGGACCCTGTCTCCCTCCTTGTCCTGCCGGCTTTTCCGGAGCTCAGGAAGCACTGGGGGCCAGATTCTTGTTGAGCTTCTGGTCTGGAGTGTGCGGCTTCCCCTGTGCCCAGGTCCTCCACCCGGCCTGGCGGCCCCCTCATCGTGGAGCCCACATCGGAAGCCCTCCCGAGCAtcagccagcgttagcgttcccTCCTCGCTCACTGGGTGGCCGGAGCAGTGTCTCCTCTTGCCCTCACGCTGCCTGAGCCTTCATGGCTCCATAAACCTTCTCTGCTCCCCACTATCCTGGAACGCGGGCCCTTGCGGGCAGGGACAGTCTACATTGCATGGACTGTATAATAGATAAGCAATAACATATACGGTATTATTAATATCATACGGCCCCaaattacatttattgagcacttactatgtgccgggcCAGGtgctaagtgttttttttttttttgcggtatgcgggcctctcactgttgtggcctctcccgttgcggagcacaggctccggatgcgcaggcgcagcggccacggctcacgggcttagttgctccgcggcatgtgggatcttcccggaccagggcacgaacctgtgtctcccgcatcggcaggcggattctcaaccactgcgccaccagggaagcccctgtgctaagtgttttaaaCAATCATCCTGTGTAGCACAGTGAGCCTCCGCGGTAGGTCACCATCGTCAGCTCGTTTTAcgggtgaagaaactgaggtcaggAGAGGTCACAGTGCTGATCAGTGACAAAGGCAGGGTTTGAGCTCTGGCGGTCTGCCTTCAGCCAAGCTCTTGACCACCGAGTCCCAAACCAGCTAACCTGGAAATGGCTGAACTCGGGACAAGCAAAGGCAGCAGAGGCACACCATAGATGACTGCAGCCGATTAAAGGTTCACACCCAGGCAGTCACCCAGCAGGGCCTCTGCCAGGAACCTCCCCTGTATGGGCTCCAGTTCACCCACCTTTAGATCCAGAGGCACCCCAACCCCCACCTAGGGTGCCCCAAACTCACAAGCCACAGGAGGCTGCCTAGCTCGCTCCTGCCTGGCTGCCCGCAGGCCTACGAGAAGCAGCGGGGCGCCCAGCGTGCGGAGAAGAAGGGGCTGCAGCAGGCGGCCGCGCAGGACCAGGTGcggggcttcctggagaaggaggCGGCCATCGTGAGCCGGCCGCTCAACCCCTTCACGCCCAAGGCCGCCGCCGGGAGCCGCCCAGGTGAGAGGGACGCGGACGTGCAAGTGCGCGGGGGGCCCCGCGGTGCCGGGTGCCTCCCTGCGTGCGGCGTCCGAACCCCTCTCCCCGCCCGCAGACGATGCCCGGCCCGGGTCCAGTGCGGGCCCCACAGGCAAGGACAAGGACAAGGACAAAGCGCTGCCCAGCTTCTGGATCCCGTCGCTGACCCCTGAGGCCAAGGCCACCAAGCTGGAGAAGCCGGTGAGCCCCCTACGCCAGCAAGCGCCCGTGTGTGCCCACTTTGCCAGGGTCCCgagggccccctcccctccctcacagggagcccccctcccccctccacctgGCTCGAGCCCCGCCTGTTGACCCGGCCCCCCTCCTGCTCCCCAGTCGCGCATCGTGACCTGCCCCATGTCCGGGAAGCCGCTGCGCATGTCCGACCTGACGCCCGTGCGCTTCACGCCGCTCGACAGCTCCGTGGACCGCGTGGGGCTCATCACGCGCAGCGAGCGCTACGTGTGCGCCGTGACCCGCGACAGCCTGAGCAACGCCACGCCATGCGCCGTCCTGCGGCCCTCGTGAGTCACCCGGGGGACAGCCTGGGGACCTGCGGGACGGGGCGGGCTTGGGGTGCGACTCTCTCTTTGGGGCGGGGCCTCTGATCGTCTTACCCCACACTCACCCTCACTGCAGTGGGGCCGTGGTCACCGTGGAGTGCGTGGAGAAGCTGATTCGCAAGGACATGGTGGACCCCGTGACCGGAGAGAAGCTCACGGACCGCGACATCATCGTGCTGCAGCGGGTGAGTGgcacccctcctccctgtcccctcgCCTTCCGGTAACCCCGACCTGCTTCCAGAGGGCCCGCCCCCTTACCGAGGCCCCGCCCCACCAAGGGGGCGGGGCCCAACCTAACCTCGCGGGCTAGGGAACCCCCACGGCACCCCAGCTCCccgcctcctctcctcctcctcctctaggGTGGCACGGGCTTCGCGGGCTCCGGAGTGAAGCTGCAGGCCGAGAAGTCCCGGCCGGTGATGCAGGCCTGAGCGCGGGAAACCAAATAAATGGGCTTGTTGGACGCGACAGGCCGTGTGGCGCCTTCATTCACCGCGCCGGAGCCCGGTGACGGCGTGCGCTCAGGAATGACTGCACTTTGAGAGCGTGGGCTAAGAATATTTGATGTGGTCTCACGTTGAGAGTAATATCTGAATCGAATGCAAACGCACAGCTTTAAATGGGTTGAGTGGCCAGAAGTCGGAGTCTGGGCCGCGACCACAGGAGGGCGCCACGTCAACGGACTATAGAAATCCCCACACTTTCTTTTGAGTTAAAACAAATTTGAAGCCCAGGAGGCGACCCGGAACGCGTCTCCCTTTGTAAAGTTTGATAAGACACGCAAAGGAAATGAAGTGCTGTGTGTGACTGAGAAAGCGAACCGCCAGCACCCTGTGTAGAGAAGGCGGTCAGGAACACTGCCTCCCCGCCACCTGGAGGCTGGAgggtgaagag
Above is a genomic segment from Kogia breviceps isolate mKogBre1 chromosome 18, mKogBre1 haplotype 1, whole genome shotgun sequence containing:
- the NOSIP gene encoding nitric oxide synthase-interacting protein, yielding MTRHGKNCTAGAVYTYHEKKKDTAASGYGTQNIRLSRDAVKDFDCCCLSLQPCHDPVVTPDGYLYEREAILEYILHQKKEIARQMKAYEKQRGAQRAEKKGLQQAAAQDQVRGFLEKEAAIVSRPLNPFTPKAAAGSRPDDARPGSSAGPTGKDKDKDKALPSFWIPSLTPEAKATKLEKPSRIVTCPMSGKPLRMSDLTPVRFTPLDSSVDRVGLITRSERYVCAVTRDSLSNATPCAVLRPSGAVVTVECVEKLIRKDMVDPVTGEKLTDRDIIVLQRGGTGFAGSGVKLQAEKSRPVMQA